The genomic region ACTAGTATATAATAAAATAGATCTTTAAAAGCCCCACCAGATTATGACACGTATTAAAGAGCAATGTTTTTTCTACAGGAAAAGATAGTGGCATTAATCATTGATGCGCATGAAATGTATGGTTGAAAATTTCTTTTGGGTGCGTactataattttttttacattttcatcGTTGGATGCTATACGTTATCACCTTTTATATATTATACATGATGGGACACATGGTTGAAATTTATACCGATATTTAGTACAAGGAAAACTCTTACTTGAATAAAATGGATACGTGACATGTTAGTCGTGTAACTTCCAGTTAAGTAATAAGGATAGAACTAGACTAAAGTTAGCAAGGAAACGGAAATAGTGGGTGGGTGCAACATGCTACATTAAGGGTTTTTTTTGGGCACATGCTACATTAAGTACATTATATGCGGTACATGAGTATTACGCTTATGTATAAGAAGTTCTCTTCCTTTTGGTTACTCTTTACCATTACTGGAATGTATATGGCATCCTCAATAACCGGGAAAAGCTTATGTTTGCACTGCTTTTTTAACAGAAATACGGACTGTTGCTCAATGAGGTTGGGCCTTCATGATTTGATCGGATAAATTCCTATATATCTCTGATCTTAACATATATATTCACTACTAGAAAAAAATGGGTTTTTGTGACCGCATCTACACACTAGTACAGAATTGATCAAATGATGTGGATAAAATGACTATAAGATGTGGTTCTAGTCCCGCATCTTATGGCATAGCATCTTATGGCTATAAGCCAAAAGACGCGGGTCCAAGAGATGTGGTTCTAAACCCGCATCTTTTGGCAATTTGAGCTAAAACTATCTTTTCCCAATATATTCAAGAGATGTGGTTCTAGAACCGCATCTCTTGGTGTTTATGCTAAaattatatgtttatttttttagtttaattttcagaatttaaaaaaaaaaaatcccaatTAATTCCCATTGTAAACAAATAatctaaaaatgaaaataaaatatataaaaaacagatttaaattaaattagaaccaataataaataacggaagattataaattacaAAAGTTTCAAAGTAACACAAATACGTATATCTCTATAGATGAGAGTGATACAATAACTTTCAGAACCGGTGTCTTTATACTTGCAACCCAAACCGACGTCTTCAATGTCTTCAATTCCTATTTGCGACCGGAACCGTAGAAATTGCCTAACAAAACATAGCATTACATTAATAAAATAAAGCTTAAAATGTATACtcacatatatgtatataatgcAATCTTTAATTTCAAATACTAAGGGagtgtttgggattgctttttcaacctgatttttttattattgtgttttaaaatcacaaaaaaatctattttaagtgtttgataaaaaaaattaataaaaactgaattttttatattttgtagacatcaaaacaaaacgtgataatccaaaagTATTGATTCCACAATATAGTCCGCTAAAATTTACCACCATATCTATTAGCACCCCTCTCCCTCTGTATACATCGCTGGAACCCTAATCACTTTGGCGGACTGTAACAAAAGTGGACTTCTCAAACGGTGGATTCTTTCTACTTGTTGATCATCATTCCCTTCTCACAGGTTAGGGTTTCTCATGAATCATCGCTTTTCTCCTCATTTTCATGGGTATCCGTATGGATGTAATGGTGTTCATGAATGAATGGTTAACTTGTAATTGGTTGAGTGATAATATCAGTTTCATGATTTCATGGGTATCCGTAAGGATGTAATGGTGTTCATGAGTGGTAATTAGTTTTAACGACTGTATTTCTTTAATGCATGTGCTGTTATGTTCCTCTTTCGTTAATGATGTTCATCTGACGATCCATTTTCTTCTTATTGCATTTATTGGATATCTTTGGTGGCGTAGTGTATGCATTCTAGGTGTTCGATGAATTGTCTCACAGAATTATTGCTATAAGGATCTCATAGATGAGTAACAGTTGTGTTTGTTTCATCTGATTATCACATAGCAATACGATAAGTTGATGTGTTTAGTATCATCTGTTCTTGCAGAGTTTGTGTTCTTATAACTTTCCACTCTAATGGTAGTTTGTTTGCGAAGTGTGCTGATCGAAGCTACTTAGCCTATCACATAAGCAGTTTTAATGCTAATTAAGCTGGTAGTTTCATTCTGTTGTTGCCTCTCGGTCtctttttattttagtgtttgtaTATGGCCATTTTAGTGCCTTTGATTTCGGACGTTGTCTTTCTCATTTCCACCAACTTTGACAACATATATTGAGTGGTTAAGATAATAAGAAACTACCTGGTTACTTGTAACAATGTCAAGTTGTTTGGGGAGTTCTTTAGTAATAATGATGACCAGTGGCGGAACCAGAAAAAACTTTTaggggtatcctaatttttttttaacctAAATTCATAAAACGGATACATTTTTTTACTGTCCTTTCAGGCAGTGACATATATTATTTAACTAATATTTTGTTTCTATATTAACAATCGTGTGTCGACTTCTATTTTTTTAACAATCAATGTAGTATAAACACAAAAACGATGACCGAATACTTTTAACATTACTTAAATTGCTATTTAAGGAtttgatatttttttattaaaaagttagaaaaaggatAGATCTATACAATACATAATTTATTTAAACATTCCACAGATAAAACAGTTTACTAAAAATTTAATAATCAGTAAAAAATAGAAAAAAGGAAAAAGTATAATAAAAAACTAATCTATAGACTTATATAAACCATTTCCTTGTCCTATAATGGTCATTTCCACCACAAATTTTAAGACGGCAACTGAAAGGTCATGGCTAATTTCCACTATTTTCATCACAACTATCAAATTTGCCCCTCTTGAATGACATTTCAGTGATTATGTACCTCAATCGTAATTTACAATTGAATGGGATCAATTGAGGGGATTGAATGCGAGCCTACGTATCGACTGAGTGTTGAATGCGAGCCTGCATATCAATTGAGTGGGATTGAATGCAAGCCCGGAATTGAATCGTTTCAGAGTAAATGAAGCAGGGTAATTTCTTAACGGAGAGAATTTGACCGTCTCAAGCAATCAAGAAGCCATAAATTTCATAATCCTTTGGAAACCGTTGGAAGATCTTAAAATGGGTACGTATCATGTGCTACATCCCCATCGTCTTCTCTGTTTTTCCAAAGCCGACGAAAACTACAGTAACCACCGGAACCAACTATCAAAGTGGTCATGTTTCCCATTTGTTCGGCATCCCGCGAAAGCATGTAAAGGCCATTACACAATGCCCCCTTTAATGTCGGTAAGAAACTGAAACCTTAAACTGATGTTATAACTGTACTATTTTTTGTTTCATTAGTATTTTTGGTTGTTTCTCTGGAATATCTTTTGGGCCACCATTTATGTGtatgtgttcatgtataaccaTTTATGTGGTTAATTAGATGTGGAAAAGTGAATGTTTGCTTCAGCGAGGATTTTAGTCAGGAAAGTGGTGGCGCCGGCACGATTTTAATGCAGGCAAGTGTGTACTTAAGTGGCTATTTTACAGGTTGTGTCAGTGATTATGTTTGTTTTAAAGGCCGCACGTCAAGTGTTTGTGATATTGCCTGAATGAATGGAATTAGATTGGTTGAttggtggtgtgtgtgttttgtctAGATTGGTCTGAGCATTGGGCTGATCTACAAAAATAGGGAAATCATATAAGGTAACTACACGATCTTTGACAACTGATTTTTATTGAGTGAAATATGCTATAGATAacttacttttattttattaacaaTGGAATGAGTAATTATGGTTTTATGAAATTAGGACTAATTTTTAAACATATAAAAGGATATAGGAAAaatggtatttaataaaccaacctttgcccagttggtaaataataatccaacctacagaattggtatataataatcctaccaatcaatatgttggtactcaatgaacctccgttagttttttttaactgaagttagtttttaagttttatttattacacaaacagtccctgtagttgtaatttactagttttaactatgagttaatagccaaaatggtccctgaggttaacagccacagcaccgccaccaccaccgccaccaccaccgccaccaccacaccGCCAcaacaccgccaccaccaccaccgccgcaccgccatcaccaccgccaccaccgccgccgcaccgccaccaccaccaccgccaccaccaccgccaccaccaccaccaccaccgcaccgccaccaccaccgccgcaccgccaccaccaccgtaaCCATCGCcacatcaccatcaccaccgcaccaccgccaccaccaccaccgtcgctaGAGCTGTTGGATCTGTGATGTTTTTGGTCAGTCATCGTCTGTTGCTGCATCTGAATTCAAACCCCTTAGGCGTCGATGATCAAAGacagagatggtggtggtggcggtacggtggtggtggtggtgcggtggtggtggtggcggtgctgtggcgatggtggtggtggtggtggtggcgatggtggtggtggtgcggtggtggtggtggcggtggtggtggtggtgatggtggtggtggcggtgctgtggtggtggcggtggtggtggcggtggcggtggcggtggcggtgctatggctattaacctcagggaccattttggctattaactcatagttaaaactagtaaattacaactacagggactgtttgtgtaataaataaaacttaaaaactaacttcagttaaaaaaaactaacggaggttcattgagtaccaacatattgataggtaggattattatataccaattctgtaggttggattattatttaccaactgggcaaaggttggtttattaaataccaattttccaaGGATATACACATAGTTAATCCAAAATGAAAACACATGCACCTAACCTAACTCTACAAAATGAAACCAGAACAATAGATTAAGAATGAGTGCCAGCGGTACATGTAAATTTATAGAAATATATGGTCTAACCGCAGGCTGAGCTCTTGATGAGGGTTCATCATAGGAATTTGGCCTCATTTGTGGGATATTCTCATGATAATAACAGAATGGCGCTTGTATACGAGTACATGGCTAACGGTAACCTCAAAAGTTATATATCAGGTATTGCGTAGTATTTCATTTTGATATTTAACGTTAGAGGTTGTTAGTCCATTAGAAACTTGATTACCTGATCAATGTAGGAATAATACCATAAGGTAGTGTTCGAGATCGATTGCTTTTTGAAATAATATGTTTGCAACAAGCAACTCCATACTGCTTATTCAAAACTAAGCCTAGCTAAATGGGCAGCCGGGTAGCGGGTCAAAAAAAGATCAACTTGATTTAGGTCAAACGGGTTCTGACCAAAATTGCTGATGAACAATTCTAATAAGAAATCCCAAAACCTCACAAAAGAATTGATCACGTCACGTGTGTGTGTCCTGATACTCTTTATTTCTTCTTTTGGCAGGATCCATTGCTCATTTTGGTGCAGGGTATCTAACTCTTCTTTTTTTCCCCTTCCCATACTCCGGTGTACCACGGTTTGAAGAAATCTAAACCATCTTTATTATGATCTTTTGCAGGGTATTTTTGCTATTCAACTAATCGGCATAATCAGCTTCATTACATGGCTAAATGATTGTTGCTTATCGGAAAAATTCGCAGAAAGATGGTAGCTGCATTTAAGTAAACTTATAACATCAAAATAAATGATACACGACTACACGCCTTCATTGTTTGAAGTAATCATGGTTATGATAATGCTTTTTTTGCAGTCATATCCATTTCATGTTGCTTGCAACTACTGCGTACGTTGTGTGCATACTCGGGATCATTTTAATGTACATTTGGTACACATCACAACCGACTTGTTTGTCTAACATTTTCTTTATTACGTGGACACTTGTACTACTCCAACTTATGACCAGTGTTTCTCTTCACCCGAAAGTAAGTTCAACCGTCTGAACGTCTTCAACGTTATTTCATCGTAATGTCgtgaaattaattttttttttttatttttttcttcctGAATTAGGTTAGCGCCGGTTTCTTGACTCCGGGATTTATGGGGCTGTATATAGTGTTCCTATGCTGATCTGCCATTCATAGGTACAACTTTCACATTTTAGTATGagttaattacgtttttcccccgtggtttgttgaaaataaccattagagtccattagtttaaaatttgcTAAAACTATGTTCACGCCCCATATTATCGACTTCGCGGCAATGCGCGGGTTTCCTactattatatagtatagataaagaTAAGACacttattttatatttttataagctACTTAGCAAAGAAAATCCTAATAAATAGAGAAAAGTAAATTAACAAAGTTCTTTAACGGCTTTATTTAGCTATACCGATGGGCCCTTTGGCGTCTTTAGTTATAATTTCTTCTTGGTTTATAGGCCGGTTCAAAACCAAACCGAACTCAaagttttggttttggttatcATTATGGCTCAAAACTGAATTGAACCGCCCTGTACACACCCATCCGGTTTAGTTTTACGTTCCCAGCATGGGAGCCTCTCACAATGCTACTGCCTTAATTTCTTTTCTTATATTATCATGATTCTCTTTCTCATATAAATTTGATATATTTTCTGGTAGATGTTTAAGTTTATAAGCCACCTACTGGACGAATATATGCTATGATGAGAAACGGGGCCTTCCTGCTGATAATGAAGCTAGAGATATATTGCTGTAATATTTGCCACCTGCACGTGTCTTGCCTTTTGGTTGTAAAGTAAGTTCATCATTAGCTCTTTTGATGATTTGGCTTATGTTTTCCATTCTACTTGGCATTGATATCTTTCTCATAATCATATAGTATGTCCTAAATATTAATCATATGAAGAGCGATTGTTTTACACCCCCCTTAACTTTGGTATAACATCATATTTACCCTAAAAATCATAATATCAGAAATAGTATCATGTATGCAAACGTCAAAAACCAATTATTGTGGATTCAATTCACAATAATTAGATAACCAGTTTGAAAACACAAATCCAAACACCACCATATTATAATGTATTAATGTGAGTAGTATTAGCACTAAGCGTATTACATATAATAACCAAGTAGAGGATTTTTAGAGAAAGTGAGCTGTATAATTTAGGTGAAATATCAATTAGTAAGGTACagttctaattttttttttggagtaGTTGTATAATAATTGATAAGTTTTTTGGATGTGCAGGGATGGATGGAACTGGAGCCGGTCTTGTTGTACATGAGAAAGCACTCGGAAAGTGAGTTTCGCTTACTTTATGACTATATACAAACACACATATGTGTCGAATATGCTTTTTAAAGGTTGTGCTAAACGTACCCCACCCCCTCTCTTTATACTTATTGCATCCCCTCAACTTATCACAATGGTTGAGCACACGTTGTCCGGAAATAAGCCATTTTATATGCTCGGAGTCTCTTTTGGAGGAGCCTTAGCGCTTGCAATCGCTGCTCGTAATCCTACAATTGACTTAGTACTTATCCTAGCAAATCCAGGTCCCCTCTTTGATAACTTCTTGTATTTGATTatttgagggtttttttttttttttttttttttttttttttttttttttttaaatttagtatGCGTTTTTTGTAATCGATTTGAATACGGATTTCAGCAACGTCCTATGTGAGGTCAGCATTGCACCCTTTAGTAGCATTCACGAGGACTCTTCCTGATCAATGTTATGGGACATTTCCGTATATCACGAGCTTCCTTCTGGGTAGGTTACTATTTGAATAATTAGCAAGTATGCAAACACTCCTGATCTTTCATTTACTCCaacatttcttttcttttcaggTGATTTTATAAAGATAACAACGGCTAATAATAAAATGGATGGTACAAACCAGTCTCTGCCCCTCGTTCAACTCATGTGCCGTATAATTCGACATCTACCACTCTATTCTGTAAGAACATCCTTCAACTCTTACTATTCCCCAAGATTTTTagctatttatttatttatttttaatacctttttttttatttttttttctatttatgTCTTTCCTGATAGTCGCTgaccaaaataataccaaaggaTACTCTTAAATGGAGAATCGATCTACTTGAATCAACGGCTGCGTATGCTAATTCACGACTTCACGCTGTTACAGCTCAAGTACTTGTGCTTGCCAGGTATTTGACTAATTTTAAGTATGTTAAAGTCATATGATCTTTATGGAATCTAATATTTCAAGGATATTTGCATTTTAGTGGCAAGGATAACCTCATTCCGAGTAAAAATGAGGCCCAGAGGCTTTCAGGAGTGTACTAGAGCACTGCCAAATGCGCCTCTATGAGGAAAACGGTCACACAATCCTAATGGTGTTAACATtttctatattatatatatatatatatatatatatatatatatatatattttgttttaacGAATGCTAAACAGTTTACAGGTTATGAATGAAGTAGTTGTGTTTTTTGCTCTGTAAGTCTATGAGGTGTGGGGGCCATGGATTGTAACATTATTTCCACATAGGACCATTAATTAAATGGTACATCACCCCCTCCTTGATTGATGGTGGTTCACATGGATTAAACCACGATTACCACGGCCTTCCCATTTGATAATTTTAAgacaaataaattaaaaaaaagggatagtggtttgggtttATGCTTATGTTAATAAAGATCAACCAAAATACATTTAAATAgtaaaaaaatcatattccgtTCTATACGAAAGTAAATACTActaaataattttatttttatgaatATGTATATGCACTTCAAATTGTATCTTATAAACAATGGAGTCATCAATGTGATTATGTGTATATGCACTTCGAATTGTATCTTATAAATCTTTACGTATACAAGCAATATTTATAACACTAGCTCCATTTTTATCAGTGTAAATCGTCGATTccaccgcaacgcgcgggttccccACTAGTACGCTTAAAAAGAGAGAAATAGAAAGactaaagtaaatataataaaacCTTAAGAAATTGATCCAACAAAATAAATAGGATAAGAGAGAATATGTAATAataaaataacattattttactaTATGTAACTATCAGTATGACTTTCCAGCTCTTTTCTATTGAATAGtatataaaaagtaaaaataaaatttaatattatacATAAACTTTTAACTCTCAGGTTTGTAGAGTACTTTgtcttcctcaagcttctttctTTTAACCAGGTCGAGGAGTTAGTTGCCACCGGAAAAAACTCAACTATATTCACTCTTTTCCTTTTTAACATTTGCTCACGGGTATCTGATACATATAAACGATACATATAGATCCGCCCCTGCCCCAAAcgaagttgagccgtagcccatGCTACGGCTCATATTTTGGTGGTTCCGCCCATGATGATGACTAACTGTGAACAACTGTGAACAAACTGGCAGTCAACTTGTAGCACATCAACAACCATTCAAAGCTTTGATGATATTGTTTTGTGTGGTTTGGTTTTCTTGTAGTTTTTCTCGTATCATCATTTCTGAAGTCTCAAACTTAATATACACATGGACTTGGCAATAACCATTTCATTTTATTTGTCTATTTTTTGACCCATTTAACATTAATTCACCACAATTTATATCTTGGTTTTGATTCTGCTCAGCTTTATGTTTTCGCCTATTTTTGGCTCAGCGGATGTGCAGGGGCATTTAGGTAATTTTAAGCTCACGGGGGAGCATCAACAGGGGAGACATAAGGCTGGAACATACTTTTTATGATTAGGACAAACTTTCCACCCCGAATTTTTATTTTGAGAACATAACAAAAGTAAGGAAACCTATaatttcttgaaatttttctaagcctttttcttgttttttgtTTCCGTCAGTTGAGTCTTACCCACTTGGGTACTTTGGAGGTCATGTTCAACTTGGTTGGGTTGAAGTTATAAGGAGGAGTGAGGTTGAGGCCATGTTATTGAGTGCAGTTGGCAAGATACCTATTGGGATTAAGATTTGGTATGCTGATGAAAATGGTTAGTAGCTTGGTAAATCTAAAGAGTTGTTATATGATTGGTGTATTTAAATTGGAGTGAATATTGTTTGTCTTTTATAGCTACTGccttttttaaaatatatatatatttgccaTACACTCAATAGTTGATTATCtaattattgtgatatcaaacaacataatcaaatccaaacactatcttcctgcagcacgttttgttacggctaattatctgattctgattattcaaaacgcataatctctTTTGaaaaagcaatcccaaacacaCCCTAAAATACTATCCTTTAAAATGTATACCTAAGCATTTGTATCAATTACTGCAAAACTTTTCATGCCTTTTGCAACTCTTGTAAAGGAgccatttcataatttgaaaTTAAAAGCACCTCAATGCTTTTAGTTCTAACTTCTTATAATTAATTTTAAAAATATGCATGCTAAAGAATAAAACTCCTACCCGAAAACCCTTGGCAACTCTTTTCTACCTAACGAAATCTCCATTGATGATGTGACTATGGGAGCATCTTTAACAGCAAATTCAAGGTATATTAATCAATTATAtgccaagttatattaatgaagTGCATAGTAGAAAATTCAAGGTATATTAATCCATTATATGCCAAGTTACAGCCAATAAATTATTCTCACTTCTATAAAATCATGTTCTAGTTCAATATTAGAAGAGTTAAAAGAACAGGGGCAGACCAGCTTGCTCATCTTCCTTTATTTCCAATTCTATCTTTGCACTGGAAAGATTCTCCACAGGCTTTGAAATGAACTCAAGAAATTCAGGATACTCGGGATCTATATTTTCACCAAAATTTTAGCTATAAGTAATAAAACAGGTAATGAGTTAATTCAAAACCATGACCACCATGAAAAATAAGCCTCTTGTTACCTTTCCATATTGTCCCTTCACGACCATCTTTTTTAGGCCATTGCTTTGGAACGTGCCGTGAAGGTGCATTGAATCTGCAAACTCAATGAGATCATCCGACGACTTAAAGTCGATAGAGGCTCTAGAATATTATTGACGCTTTGTGCTGCATAGAAAGTTTGCAAATCAAAATTTGTGATTTAATCCTGCAACATAAAAAATGCTTCTCAGGATCTCCACCAGTTTGGTTCTCATTGTCTAAGTCCTTATACTACCAATCATTTATCAAGTAAATAACCATATTAACATATATCAATTTACCTTGGCTTTTAGGATGACCCATCGTGTAGATTATCTTTTTATGTCATAATCTTTACAACTATTTTTTGAATCAACAGTAATAAAAATACATACGTTTCACACATCCCACACTTATATAATAACAATTAGCAGTCATAATATTCTTACTCTTATTGATGGCAAATCCACTGTTCTTAAGAATCAGTATAATCGTGACAACATTAGCAATAGCTACAGAAATAACCAAGAATACTTGTTAGACAAAAATAGTTAAATGTGTATTTATTGTATCTATTTATTTGTGTCCATTGGTGTTCTCTATTTTTTGTATATATAGTCTTTGGCTCCCAAAGGTTGGAGCAGTGAATTCTATCAATTATCACATGGTATCAAGAGCTTGATTTTCCCCCTTCCCCTCTCCTTCTTCCTTCCGTTCTTTCCCCTTTTCTTTTTCCCCTTTCACCATGGCAGCCTCCTCATCCTCTTCTGACTCAACCATTCCCATGAATTCCCTCCTCCACATGTTAACAATTAAGCTATCTTCCACCAACTACTTGTTTTGGCGAACCTAGATCCTCACTGCCCTCTCCTGCCAGGACCTTGTCCCTCATGTTGACGGTTCATCCGCTGCCCCTGAACCGATGATAACTCAAGGCGAGAAGCTGATTGCTAACCCGTAATATGCTGTGTGGCTTGCTAATGATCAAAAGACCATTATGATACTCTATGCCTCTCTCTCCGAGGAGGCGATTGGTGAGACTCTTGGGCTGTCTAACGCCCGTGCTATGTGGCTTGCACTCGAATCGGCGTATAGCAAACATATTCGAAGTTGCGATCGGATCTATTCATTAAAAAGAATCGATTCAATACATTTCTTATGTACCTATGGGTGCTATGTTGGATTTGAATCAGATTTAGGATCAATCTATATTGATTGACTGCCTCCATTATGTTGTTGCTAGCAAATACCACTATTTTTGGTTTTGGCTCTTCCAAATCATTAACCCGTAATATGCTGTGTGGCTTGCTAATGATCAAAAGACAATTATGATACTCTATGTCTCTCTCTCCGATGAGGCGATTGGTGAGACTCTTGGGCTGTCTAACGCCCGTGCTATGTGGCTTGCACTCGAATCGGCGTATAGCAACTCATCCATTGAAAGTGTGCAGAAACTTCGTAACAAACTTCGCCATCTCACCAAAGGGTCTTCCTCTGTCTCTGATTTTGGGAAAAAGTTCAAATATATTTGTGATCAACTCGTTGCGGTCGGTCAACCAGTTGATGAAGCTGACAAAACCCACCGGTTTCTTTGTGGTCTTGGCTCCAACTTTGAAACCTTCTCTACAGCCATCCGAGCCTCCAAACCTACCCCTCCGCTTCGTGACCTGCTTGTTCAAGCCGAATCACATGAGTTGTTTCTGCAGTCCCTCCATGGTTCAACCCCTCCCCCTGTTGCTTTTTCGTCTTACACTAATCGCAACCCCAAAAACAATCGTGGCCGTGGCAATCGTTGCACTCGTGGTGGCGGTTCTCGGGGTCGTGCCAGGGGCCGTGGAGGCCGCGGTCTTCACTGTCATTTGTGCCGTGTGGATGGGCACTATGCCAACAATTGTCCCAACCTATCTGAATTTGTCCAGCGGTCTCCGTCCTCCCCATCTGATTTGGCCAAAGCTTTTCATGCCCAATGCCATGTCACCAGTTCTGGTCCTGATTGGGTAGGTGACACAGGTGTTACTGATCACATGGCAAATCCATCTGTCAATCTAAATGATGTTGCTCCTTACACAGGTGATCACAAAGTAATCTTTGGTAATGGAAAATCTCTACCAATTACTCATGTTGGTCATTCCAATATTTCTAGGGATATAAAATTAAAAGATGTTCTGATGGTTCCTAACCTTATGAAAAATCTTATGTCTATAAGCAAGCTTACGACTGACAATCATTTGGTTGTTTTGTTCTCTCAACCTTATTTTTATATTCAGGACCGCACAACCAAACAGGTGGTGGCCCAAGGTCGATGTGAAGACGGTCTATATGTGTTGCATACGGGTCCTCAAGCTTTTTTCTCAACCTCTCCAAGGCCTCCCAAAGCATCTTATGAATTGTGGCATTCTCGTTTGGGACACGTTTCCTTTGATACtattttatgtttaaaaaaagtgGGTCGTTGAACCTCACCTCTATTTTGCCAAAACCAATTGTTTGTCCCTCTTGTGAATTGTCTAAAGGACAACGTCTACCATTTTCTATTAATGACAGTCGTGCATCTTATCCTTTAGATTTGGTTCATTGTGACTTATGGGGCCCGTCTCCGGTCTCCACCATTGAGAATTATAGATATTATGTGATTTTTGTGGACGACTTCTCACGTTTCACCTGGTTTTATCCACTAAAACATAAATCTGAATTTCCCACTATTTTAGCGACTTTTATGTGGTTATCTCAAACTCAATTTTCTCGGAAAATTAAAATCTTTCAAAGCGATGGAGGCACGCAGTTTGTGAACCGAAGTGTAAAACAATTATTTGAT from Helianthus annuus cultivar XRQ/B chromosome 10, HanXRQr2.0-SUNRISE, whole genome shotgun sequence harbors:
- the LOC110884995 gene encoding acyltransferase-like protein At1g54570, chloroplastic, whose product is MTIYKHTYVSNMLFKGCAKRTPPPLFILIASPQLITMVEHTLSGNKPFYMLGVSFGGALALAIAARNPTIDLVLILANPATSYVRSALHPLVAFTRTLPDQCYGTFPYITSFLLGDFIKITTANNKMDGTNQSLPLVQLMCRIIRHLPLYSSLTKIIPKDTLKWRIDLLESTAAYANSRLHAVTAQVLVLASGKDNLIPSKNEAQRLSGVY